From the Sebastes fasciatus isolate fSebFas1 chromosome 3, fSebFas1.pri, whole genome shotgun sequence genome, one window contains:
- the c3h17orf67 gene encoding uncharacterized protein C17orf67 homolog gives MKTLVVFLLCLVLLTTYTDANPIIKESFAKQLLRSKRQEQPMKAGHPDEPMREHLLHMQALDQRAQETNLEHWLNPHCYPRCDRNYGHPV, from the exons ATGAAGACGCTGGTGGTGTTTTTGCTCTGCCTGGTCCTGCTGACCACGTACACAG atGCCAACCCTATTATCAAGGAGAGCTTCGCTAAGCAGCTGCTCCGCAGCAAGAGGCAGGAACAGCCAATGAAGGCCGGCCACCCTGATGAGCCAATGAGG GAGCATCTGCTCCACATGCAGGCCCTGGATCAGAGGGCCCAGGAGACCAACCTGGAGCACTGGCTGAACCCCCACTGCTACCCTCGCTGTGACAGGAACTACGGACACCCCGTCTGA
- the cbx8b gene encoding chromobox protein homolog 8b isoform X1 — translation MELSAVGERVFAAESIIKRRIRKGRIEYLVKWKGWSPKYSTWEPEENILDSRLFVAFEQRYSSHVERERELYGPKKRGPKPKTFLLKAQAKVKAKSYEFRADAVRGMHITYPSPEPVVTPRAREGLRAVVPTIFPPSTVNRGESVRVRPPQLSPREYQQPSLQQAGPDGLIHVPKKRGPKPKPRFKDGSCIPAAFEAHKRRTEEQVSHSPHKLAKLQGGEEMRLIKVAHRHPEIHGHKQHHHHHHHHHHHQAHNRGISSGSSYKQLYSDRSLHPHRTDMDTHRTKDSSTYLAPVHFKHQSKMSQSPGRPAELPQMEKPYFLDRPSPTRLDIDLDEVTWRPSVGNVEKVLVTDVTTNFLTVTIKESSTSKGFFKDKR, via the exons ATGGAGCTGTCTGCTGTCGGGGAGAGAGTGTTCGCTGCTGAGTCCATCATCAAGAGGAGGATCAGGAAG GGTCGGATTGAATACCTGGTCAAATGGAAGGGCTGGTCTCCAAA ATACAGCACCTGGGAACCGGAGGAGAACATCCTGGACTCCCGCCTGTTCGTCGCGTTTGAGCAGAGGTACAGTTCACATGT GGAGCGTGAACGGGAGCTGTACGGGCCCAAAAAGAGAGGACCCAAACCCAAAACCTTTCTGCTCAAG GCTCAGGCTAAAGTTAAAGCCAAGTCCTATGAGTTCAGGGCTGATGCGGTCCGAGGGATGCACATCACCTACCCGAGCCCAGAGCCGGTGGTCACCCCCAGGGCCAGAGAAGGCCTGAGAGCCGTCGTTCCCACCATCTTCCCACCCAGCACAGTCAACCGTGGAGAAAGCGTACGCGTCCGACCGCCACAACTGAGCCCCCGTGAGTACCAGCAGCCTTCCCTTCAGCAAGCCGGTCCAGACGGACTCATCCACGTACCCAAAAAAAGAGGGCCGAAGCCTAAGCCCCGCTTCAAGGACGGCAGCTGCATCCCTGCGGCCTTTGAAGCCCACAAGAGGAGAACGGAGGAGCAGGTGAGCCACAGCCCTCACAAACTGGCCAAGCTCCAGGGAGGTGAAGAGATGAGGCTGATCAAAGTGGCCCACAGACATCCAGAGATCCACGGTCACAAAcaacaccaccatcaccaccaccaccaccatcaccaccaagCACACAACCGGGGAATCTCCAGCGGAAGCTCCTACAAGCAGCTCTACTCCGACCGCAGCCTGCATCCACACAGAAcagacatggacacacacaggaCTAAGGACAGCTCCACCTACCTGGCGCCTGTACACTTCAAGCACCAGTCCAAAATGAGCCAGAGCCCGGGTCGCCCCGCCGAGCTTCCACAGATGGAGAAGCCTTACTTCTTGGACAGGCCGTCCCCGACCAGGCTCGACATCGACTTGGATGAAGTGACGTGGAGGCCCTCCGTCGGCAACGTGGAGAAGGTCTTGGTGACGGACGTGACCACCAACTTCCTGACTGTCACCATCAAGGAGAGCAGCACTTCTAAAGGCTTCTTCAAGGACAAAAGATGA
- the cbx8b gene encoding chromobox protein homolog 8b isoform X2: MELSAVGERVFAAESIIKRRIRKGRIEYLVKWKGWSPKYSTWEPEENILDSRLFVAFEQRERERELYGPKKRGPKPKTFLLKAQAKVKAKSYEFRADAVRGMHITYPSPEPVVTPRAREGLRAVVPTIFPPSTVNRGESVRVRPPQLSPREYQQPSLQQAGPDGLIHVPKKRGPKPKPRFKDGSCIPAAFEAHKRRTEEQVSHSPHKLAKLQGGEEMRLIKVAHRHPEIHGHKQHHHHHHHHHHHQAHNRGISSGSSYKQLYSDRSLHPHRTDMDTHRTKDSSTYLAPVHFKHQSKMSQSPGRPAELPQMEKPYFLDRPSPTRLDIDLDEVTWRPSVGNVEKVLVTDVTTNFLTVTIKESSTSKGFFKDKR; this comes from the exons ATGGAGCTGTCTGCTGTCGGGGAGAGAGTGTTCGCTGCTGAGTCCATCATCAAGAGGAGGATCAGGAAG GGTCGGATTGAATACCTGGTCAAATGGAAGGGCTGGTCTCCAAA ATACAGCACCTGGGAACCGGAGGAGAACATCCTGGACTCCCGCCTGTTCGTCGCGTTTGAGCAGAG GGAGCGTGAACGGGAGCTGTACGGGCCCAAAAAGAGAGGACCCAAACCCAAAACCTTTCTGCTCAAG GCTCAGGCTAAAGTTAAAGCCAAGTCCTATGAGTTCAGGGCTGATGCGGTCCGAGGGATGCACATCACCTACCCGAGCCCAGAGCCGGTGGTCACCCCCAGGGCCAGAGAAGGCCTGAGAGCCGTCGTTCCCACCATCTTCCCACCCAGCACAGTCAACCGTGGAGAAAGCGTACGCGTCCGACCGCCACAACTGAGCCCCCGTGAGTACCAGCAGCCTTCCCTTCAGCAAGCCGGTCCAGACGGACTCATCCACGTACCCAAAAAAAGAGGGCCGAAGCCTAAGCCCCGCTTCAAGGACGGCAGCTGCATCCCTGCGGCCTTTGAAGCCCACAAGAGGAGAACGGAGGAGCAGGTGAGCCACAGCCCTCACAAACTGGCCAAGCTCCAGGGAGGTGAAGAGATGAGGCTGATCAAAGTGGCCCACAGACATCCAGAGATCCACGGTCACAAAcaacaccaccatcaccaccaccaccaccatcaccaccaagCACACAACCGGGGAATCTCCAGCGGAAGCTCCTACAAGCAGCTCTACTCCGACCGCAGCCTGCATCCACACAGAAcagacatggacacacacaggaCTAAGGACAGCTCCACCTACCTGGCGCCTGTACACTTCAAGCACCAGTCCAAAATGAGCCAGAGCCCGGGTCGCCCCGCCGAGCTTCCACAGATGGAGAAGCCTTACTTCTTGGACAGGCCGTCCCCGACCAGGCTCGACATCGACTTGGATGAAGTGACGTGGAGGCCCTCCGTCGGCAACGTGGAGAAGGTCTTGGTGACGGACGTGACCACCAACTTCCTGACTGTCACCATCAAGGAGAGCAGCACTTCTAAAGGCTTCTTCAAGGACAAAAGATGA